Proteins from a genomic interval of Paenibacillus sp. FSL R5-0623:
- a CDS encoding TrkA family potassium uptake protein: MKKQFMVLGLGRFGSSLTHTLIKNGHEVLAVDKSETLVQEISTVATHAVQADCTDKSVLMELGASNFSHAIVAIGEDLQASILTTLLLKELNVPKVTAKAKNDNHGSVLSKIGADQIVYPERDMATRLGNQLSSDNIIDSIELSSDYNLVEIKAPESMNQKTLLELNVRANYGCTVIAIKTGNSLNISPMAEDRVHSGDMLLLIGSNENIRNLESDYEQKK, from the coding sequence ATGAAAAAACAGTTTATGGTTCTTGGTCTTGGACGATTCGGTTCAAGCTTGACACACACACTCATTAAAAATGGGCATGAAGTGCTCGCAGTAGACAAAAGCGAAACTCTTGTTCAGGAAATTTCAACGGTGGCAACCCATGCCGTACAAGCAGATTGTACTGACAAATCAGTCCTTATGGAGCTTGGGGCAAGCAACTTTTCACACGCCATTGTTGCGATCGGCGAAGATCTGCAAGCAAGTATACTGACCACTCTGTTATTGAAAGAACTTAATGTGCCCAAAGTAACAGCCAAGGCCAAAAATGATAACCACGGTAGTGTGCTTAGCAAGATCGGTGCGGATCAGATCGTTTATCCTGAACGTGACATGGCCACAAGGCTGGGGAATCAGCTTAGCTCAGACAACATCATTGATTCCATTGAATTGTCTTCAGATTATAATCTGGTCGAGATCAAAGCTCCCGAAAGTATGAATCAGAAGACGCTGTTAGAACTCAACGTTCGCGCAAACTACGGCTGTACCGTGATTGCCATCAAAACTGGAAATAGTCTTAATATATCTCCAATGGCAGAAGACAGAGTCCATTCAGGAGATATGCTCTTGTTAATTGGAAGTAATGAAAACATTCGGAATCTGGAGAGTGACTATGAACAAAAGAAATAA